Within the Aspergillus luchuensis IFO 4308 DNA, chromosome 5, nearly complete sequence genome, the region GGACAGTTCGGGGTGGGCGAGGTAGCCGAAGGGGCCCAACCGGTAGTTGAtggtgacgacgatgatatcTTTGGCGGCGAGACCAGTGCCATCGTAGGTCAGGACGTCACCGGAACCACCCTCGAAGCGACCGCCGTAGATCCAAAAGTACACCGGCAGGTTCTTAGAGGTGATGTCAGAGGTGTCGTTGTAGTTAGGGGTCCAGATGTTCAAATAAAGGCAGTCTTCGCTAGTGCTTTTCTTTCCGCTACTAAAGATGCCCGCAGCGCTGTAGGACTGGGCGCATTGAGGGCCAAATTCGGTTGCATTCAGGACGCCAGACCAGGGCTGGGGTGACTGGGGCTCCTTCCAGCGGTTTTCACCAGTCGGGGCAGCGGCAAACGGAATACCTTTGTAGACAACGGCGGTGTCACCACCACGAAAGGGGGAGTATGTGCCCCGCACATATCCCAAAGTGGTGTTCACAACAGGAAGGTCAGGGCCGGCTGATCTTGTCTGAATAGCTGCAGACGCAGCCAGGGGCACAGTGGCAGCCAGGCCGGCCAAAGTTGAAAGAGCGCGCATGGGGAAGATCGTGcagccagatgatgaagagaaaagagtaaATGCTGTGGATTATTGTTCTGAAAGTGTGATGAAGTGGCAAAGTGACTGGGAAAGGTTCCCTTTTTATAAAGAAGGCTTTCAAGGTATACGCAAGCTCATAATTGCAAGTCCGAGATTTTATAAGGAGGGACTGTTTGCACCGAGGGCGGCCACCCGGGAATTGAAGCCTGTTGGTATTGCTATGCCTGTTTGATTCGGACCGAGCCTCAGAGCTATACCAATTTCTATCGGACCAATGTATCTGGTTACGTCCGGTATGATCCTTACAAAAACTGCATTGACAATTGTAAGAAGGACCAGAAGCCGTGAAGTGGACTTGATGTTGGTCCTGCAGGCCCAAATAAGCTTATTTTGAATCTACCCCGGTCATTTCGTGGATAAGCGCTCGCCACCTGTTCTGAAACTCTTCAGTAATCCTTCAGAATTCTGTCACAATCGCCGCTATGCCGTTTGGGGACTGTAAGGTCACGGTCGAGAGACCCTGCTCCACAAGCTTGGAGTCCAGAATCATTAATCCGAGCCAAATATCCACAAAAGCCGGCAGTGTCGGAGTTTAGTCCTCGGCTCTTGAATTATGACCGAGATCTCGGGCCCGACTCCGAGCTTGGAGGTCGATCATCCTCCAAAGCAGATATCTCGACCGCCCGGTCGGCCTGAATGACTTGATGCGGATGTTCCATCGTTCAGGCACATCAGGTACCAGATGTTGGCTTATTATTCACATAGTTGTTTTGTGTTTGTATCCTGGTATTCGTTGCTATGTACAATAGATCATCCATTGGGCTGTGCCTCCACATGGGTAGCTAATGTCGTTACTGTACTCCGACAGGTCTCGCTCCGGACAGATTGACAACACGTCCACCTCCGGCTGTCCGAGGTGGTGCCACCGCTGGCGGTTGGACCCATCCCGGAACGTTGTCGTCTTCTTGTTCCCGAGCCAGGATTGTCTGCCAAACATTGGGAAAGCCAGTCGGTATGGCACCACGGAGACGCGCACCGGGAATCGCCAGACGAGGATTCTTGTGAGTCAGGAATCCACGCATCAGACCCTGGGTGAGAAGGGAGGCCAGGATGGACTCAAGCTCGCGCATCATGAGAGTAGGTCTGCCTGAGTCCTGCTCGCCGTCGGCTCGACTCGCGTACGGGTCAAGCTCATATTGCTGGTAATCTATAGAGGGCTGTCCATCAACAAGACTGCCCGGTGGGTTCATCTGCCACTGTCCCTGCGCATCGAAATATCCGTCCGGTGCCAGATAGTCCCCATATTTCTCAATAAGGCCTGGACTTGCGACTGCCTCTTGTGCGTCCAACTCGCCAAGCCCCTCGAAATCCCAATCCGTTGTTTTGTGTATGATCTGGGACCCGAACAGATTTTGACCCGCTTGGGAATCTGGTTCGGCTTTGGGGGCGAAGAATCCTATTGAGCTTTGGGCCGACTGGGCATGCTGAGATTGAATCCACCGGACCGCCGCATCCAACTTGTTGAGATAGAGGTATGGTGGGGGTCCACGTTGAGAAGGGCCAAGTGAAGGATCGCCGTGGAAACCGGCGTGGATAAAGACCTTTCGTGCAAGTGACCGCCAGACAAGGATTTCGCATCTGTTGCGTAGGGCAAGAAGGATGCCTTTCCGAGCGAACCATTCTGTTTCAGGGGAGCCAATTGCAAGATGCTCGCGGAACGCTATATAATCGCCCCGAGCAATCAGCCGACAAATCGGCACGAATCTGTCTACCAGCCCTTCGGCCTCAGGACGCTGCAATAACTGTAATGAGGGGAAGCGtcctagtattatattacaAGGAATGAGGTAGGTCAGGATGACTCTTTTCTGATTCGTCGCCTGACGGTGGCATTGATCGTAAGAAGCTTGAAGGGCAATCTGGGCGGGGTAGAagaggttgttggagaaCAGGTAACGTCCGAGGTAGTATAGATAGGTGACGCGCTGCGAAGCTGGGAAGTGTTTCAGAGGAGGGGATTGTGCGCTGATACTCGCAAACATTTGCTCTGCGTTTCGGAGTTTGCCGCACTGGCCCATGTTAGTCCATTTATCACACTGAAGAATACCCAGTCATACCTGGAAAAGCAGCTTGAGGCAAAGGTTTGCCATCAAGTAGATCCctatcctcttcccttctggCTTTCCGTGGATACCTGGCGTACCACTTCTGTCCGTTAAACACTTAATGAATGCTTCCCGAACAACATTTGCAGATTTCTCCACTAGCGTCACCTTCTCCgtagcttcttcttgattcGACCGACCTTCGAGTCGCAGCAGGTGGGCAATTAAGTCTGGACGTCGGTCGAGGCCCATGGCCAGCTTTGCGAGGACTTTCGAGAGGTACAGAACGGTGGGGAGGACTATGACACCCATGTGGCTGTCACCTAATGCCAGTACACATTGGCTGAATGGCACAGTCGCGGGTCAGCAATAGTGCCAGCAACGAGTTGTGTGATACCTACTTCAACAGCCCCTTGAGAAGATCGTATGTTTCGAGCAAATTGTCCAGGTTGACATCGCGTAGAAAGGTAAAGTAAAGCTTCATAAAGGTAGGGAAGGCGGTCCACGGGGCGCCTTTGGTTTTTGGAACGAGGGTTTCACATCGTCGCAATAGCTCTGCCTCTTTAGGACCGGCCGGATAATGTTGCCGCAATTCCTCCACCATTTGTCGATAAATATCGGGCAGGGGAGGCTCGAGCTGCAAGTAATCTTGAAGTTGGCGTCCATCTCGAGCTTTGACCAGGTCAGCAATACTGGCAAAGAAACGGTCCAGAGTCGGCGTCGCCATTTTTGGTGGAGGTATGGAGGGACGAAAGCTATCGAAGGCTGTCCGTGACGGATTGCGGGGAGTCGGGCAGAGCGGTCAACGATTGGCGCACATGGTGGAATGCTGAAGGCGTACCGAGTCCCCGCGGGAGTAACAGGGCGGACGTCTGGCGTGTCGAGCGAGAGAGACGGGGAGGTCAAACGGGTGGAGGCTTGTTGGAGAAAAGGCAACAATCATGGAAATCGATGAAGCCGAAGTCTGGGAGCTCCCACCGCCCGCTAGAC harbors:
- a CDS encoding uncharacterized protein (COG:D;~EggNog:ENOG410PKD1), with product MATPTLDRFFASIADLVKARDGRQLQDYLQLEPPLPDIYRQMVEELRQHYPAGPKEAELLRRCETLVPKTKGAPWTAFPTFMKLYFTFLRDVNLDNLLETYDLLKGLLNQCVLALGDSHMGVIVLPTVLYLSKVLAKLAMGLDRRPDLIAHLLRLEGRSNQEEATEKVTLVEKSANVVREAFIKCLTDRSGTPGIHGKPEGKRIGIYLMANLCLKLLFQCGKLRNAEQMFASISAQSPPLKHFPASQRVTYLYYLGRYLFSNNLFYPAQIALQASYDQCHRQATNQKRVILTYLIPCNIILGRFPSLQLLQRPEAEGLVDRFVPICRLIARGDYIAFREHLAIGSPETEWFARKGILLALRNRCEILVWRSLARKVFIHAGFHGDPSLGPSQRGPPPYLYLNKLDAAVRWIQSQHAQSAQSSIGFFAPKAEPDSQAGQNLFGSQIIHKTTDWDFEGLGELDAQEAVASPGLIEKYGDYLAPDGYFDAQGQWQMNPPGSLVDGQPSIDYQQYELDPYASRADGEQDSGRPTLMMRELESILASLLTQGLMRGFLTHKNPRLAIPGARLRGAIPTGFPNVWQTILAREQEDDNVPGWVQPPAVAPPRTAGGGRVVNLSGARPVGVQ